The sequence CTCTTGAACCAGCCGCCGCTCGGCTCGGATACGATGGCGGTCGTTCAAGGAACCGACTTACAGGACGGCACGATTGATGTGGACGTAGCCGGCAAGCCTGTCGCGGGTGCGTCCACGGGCGCTCGGGGCTTTATCGGGATTGCGTTTCGGATCGGCACCAATCCAGCGGAATACGAATGCTTCTACCTGCGCCCCACGAACGGGCGTGCCGACGACCAACTCCGCCGGAATCACTCAACACAGTACATCTCCGCACCGAAGTTCGACTTTGACCGCTTTCGCCGAGAGGCACCAGGTGTGTACGAGTCATACGTCGACCTGATACCCGGAGCTTGGACGCACATCCGTATCGTGGTGCGGGGGCAGTCCGCCAAGCTCTTTGTCAACGGAACCAGTCAGCCCGTTCTGATCGTCAACGACGTCAAACACCCCGCGCGCTCCGGGCCCGTCGGCTTGTGGATCGGGGACGAGACCGATGGCTATTTCAGCAATTTGCGAATAGAACCTGAGGGGTGAAGACCCGCGCCGGTCCGAAATCGGTGCGGGGGCTGCCGCTAAAGCCTTGGAGGCCAGCCAGTGACGCGATCCCTCCACGACGTCCAGACGCCCGCTGTCCTTGTGGATCTCGATATCCTGCAGCGCAACGTCTCACGGATGGCGGAGGCCGCTCGCCGGTGCGGAGTTGCGCTGCGGCCCCACGCCAAGACGCACAAGGTTCTCGAAGTCGGGCGGATGCAGATTGTGGCGGGTGCCCGCGGCCTCTGCCTGGCAAAGCCCAGCGAGGCCGAGGTTTTCGCCGCCGCGGGCTTCGACGACATCTTTCTGGCCTACCCGATCGTCGGGCATGACAAGGGGCGGCGTCTCCTCGCTCTTGGGGATCGGCTTCGTTTGACCGTAGGCGCGGACAGCTTGGAGGGGGCTCGGACGCTGGGGGACGTGTTTCACGCTGCGGGCCGGCGTCTCGACATCCTTCTTAAGATCGACGTCGGCTCGCACCGCGTCGGCGTTCCTCCGGAAGACGCGATTGAGATGGCGCGTCGGCTCGTGGAGCTCCGAGGCCTGCGACTACGGGGCGTTTTCACTCATTCTGGCCTCGGCTATCACTCGATGACGCCGGAAACGGTGGTGGAGGCCGGCCAAAGCGAGGGCCGGATCATGGCCGAAGTCGCCCAAGCCTTGCGGAACGAGGGTCTTCCGGTGGAGGAGGTCAGCGTTGGCTCCACCCCCACCGCGCTCTCCGCCATGGCTGTGGGCGGTGTGACGGAATGCCGGCCCGGAACCTACGTCTACCAAGACGCCTCTCAAGTGAACCTCGGTACGTGCAGTCTCGAAGACTGCGCGCTGACTGTTCTCACGACCGTGGTTAGCGTGCCCGCCCGCGACCGGGCAGTCGTCGACGCCGGCAGCAAGACCCTATCCAGCGATCAGCTACGACCGCAAGTCGGTGGCCATGGCTGGATTGTCGGTCGGCAAAGCCGGGTCCAGCGTCTGAGCGAGGAGCACGGCGTCATAGACTTGGTCGAGGGGGAATCCTTGCGTGTCGGCGAGCGCGTGCGCATCCTGCCCAACCACGCCTGCGTCGTCTCGAACCTCCATGACGAGATCCTGGCGGTGCGCGAAGGCCAAGTCGAAGCAGTGTGGAAGGTTGCCGCTCGCGGACGGGTCCAGTGACGACCCGTCAAGTCTGATCGCCCCCGGGAATGGCTAGCGGCGGTCCGACGGGCTGAAACGTCGTCTGCCTCTTCTACCTGCTCTCTGCCGCTTCGTGGCAGAGGAGCTGACCGGTCTTCAGGCCGTCTTCGACCGCAGCCGGCTTAAGGTCGGACTCCTGGCCGAGAGTCTTCCAAACGGGGTCGCTTCTAAACCAATTGAGCCAATTGGTAGAGAGCACTGGATCGAATCCCCGGGCGTCTAGGCGCAGCTGCGAAGGCTTCAACCCAAACAACCGGGGTGGCGTAAATGACCTAGGTCCCGGCAGCCCCGGGCCCTATAGGCAGAGCCGTCGTCGCACGGCCCACACAGAAAAGTCATGAAACTTTCACAACGCACCACAATCATGCGTCGAGAAAACGGGAAGAACTGGCCAAGGCTGTTCCACGTGAGTTCCACTGGTCAAGGCCCGGAAACGGCCGGCGGCGTGTGAGCCGGGCAGCAGGAGTGACGTCTCCTTGGGAGGCTTCCATTGATCACCAATAGCCAGAGTCGGCAAATGAGTCTCGTGGCCCTGGGGCTGCTACTCCTGACGTCCGCTTCCGCCGTCGGGCAGGAGCGCTACGGCAGCATCAAGGGTCACGTTGCTGACCACAGCAACAACCCCTTGCCCGGTGCCTCGGTTCGGGTGGATCCGGGAAACGCGACCGCGGTGACGGACCGCGAGGGCGGGTTTCTCATCGGGAGCCTGGCTCCCGGCAACTACAAGGTCTCGATCGCATACGTCGGGTTCGTAACGGACACCCAGGACGTGGTCATGACCGCGGGGGCCCAGGTCAAGATCGAGTGCAAGTTAAGGCCCGCCGTGAACGTCTCCGAGGAGGTCACAGTCACGGCTTCGCGGTCGCGGGGCGAGGTCGAGGCGCTCAATCAGAAGAAAAACG comes from Vicinamibacteria bacterium and encodes:
- a CDS encoding alanine racemase is translated as MTRSLHDVQTPAVLVDLDILQRNVSRMAEAARRCGVALRPHAKTHKVLEVGRMQIVAGARGLCLAKPSEAEVFAAAGFDDIFLAYPIVGHDKGRRLLALGDRLRLTVGADSLEGARTLGDVFHAAGRRLDILLKIDVGSHRVGVPPEDAIEMARRLVELRGLRLRGVFTHSGLGYHSMTPETVVEAGQSEGRIMAEVAQALRNEGLPVEEVSVGSTPTALSAMAVGGVTECRPGTYVYQDASQVNLGTCSLEDCALTVLTTVVSVPARDRAVVDAGSKTLSSDQLRPQVGGHGWIVGRQSRVQRLSEEHGVIDLVEGESLRVGERVRILPNHACVVSNLHDEILAVREGQVEAVWKVAARGRVQ